ACAACTGTgcagaacaagttgaaatgcatcataagAACCAGTGCTCCCAGCGTTTGAAGCGTTTAAAACAAGAATAGCACGAGTTAtggcctcccgaatcagttctttattaTAACAGATTGCGACAAAaatctctcacggtatgctacataccGTATATGTATACATACATAGATGATATATGAGAGATTCATTCTCTTTCGGATTTATTTCCTGAACAGCCCTTGCAAATCTCGTTTATGCATCCCCAATACGGACATCAGATTGTTGTACGTTTCGGGCCTCTCTATCTCTCAGGTCATCAATCGGTAACATTTTTTCGCTAGTTTCTTTTACGGCGGTCGCTGGCAAGGTGCTAAAGGACACCACAATTGCAGTCGAGGGAAACTCATCCAAGCATCGTCTGTCAAGCACCGTCTATTCGTCGTTGCCAATGGATAACGTCGGCAATCTATCGGAAGCAGCAATCGCAACTGCTACAGGTGTAACCAGACCGGAAGGAAAAGTGTTCGCTTgagtttgtgaagggcgatccaccggatttgcAACCGACAATTCGCCAACTGATCGCGAAAGGGGTGAAATGTACTTTTCTGCTCTGCAGGAGGGCGTGAAAGTAATGCCGACAAATAAAGATCATCATCGATCCTTCGTAGCGTTCCTCGATGTCCACAAGTGTAAGAACATGACCATGGCAGGAAGCCGCTCAAGGCAAGACGACTGAAGGAGGAAAAGCTCCAAACTAATTCCGAAAGTTGTGTCCTCAAACCAGGGGCCATGCACAGGATTGCCCGTCACGACAAAGCGAGGAAATATCACAACCAGCTCTACCTTGACCTCTACCTAGTTCATTTGGAGCACGACTCCACTAGCTAAGGATCTGAAGCTgatcggcgttataaattaaaCCATTGTAACAATGTCACGCAGTGCACTAACTGCATCGACTTTGGGAGCGGCATCCGGAAAttccgcatgaagccgcgctgcagcAAGTGTTTCAACCCGTACCCAACGGATCATTGCAACAAGATGGAGGCGACCGATCCCAAGTGCTCCAAGGTCTGTCCAAAGCCGGCGCAGTttttggaaatccggaagaaggttTCCACCACAACCCTGttgaagaagaaccgtgttcctacGCTCAGCGAGGTGAGCTATCCAGCCAGCCCGGAAGACCAGGAGTGGCATTGccacctcgactcgaaacgagcaaaccatgcaaactgtcatacgaaagagctgtctgAAGTAGATGCGCAATGAGCGCAATGCGCCAGCTAGGTCTTCACTCTTGACAtgttcattattgaaaatggctgcaaGTGTGGGCTTGGTCAACTAGAACCAAAGAACGCTTGCTCGCACAAGAGCAAAACTATCAAGCTGAAAAATTTCCTTGAGGAAAAGAAAACAGACGTGGCGTTTATCCCCAAAACTCACATagaaccggaggtgaacgtcaacatacTGGTCTTTTGCACCGTTAAACTCGACCGGCTTACCTGGGGATGttgtgtggccatcgctcttcgccaCAACATCAACTGTCAGTTGCTGCTGCCATGCTTCCAACTTAAATCAAAGCCGGAGGTGGTTCAACGGCCGcacttcggagggacatcgtcaagctaacATGGAGGCAAGCTCAGTACATAATTCCCGGTGACCTGAATGTTGAAcgtcaagcctggggcaacattCGTTGCAATCAAAACGGCACCATCCGGCGCCCGATTCCGCCTGAGCAGGGATTCCTCCACTCGGCGGGGTCCGTCCGGAGTCCATGTAACAATCGATTTGTACATAACAAACATGAACAGAAGCTCAGCTTAGTCCACTTCTCGCTGGTGATGGAAATGGGTTCCATAGTCAATCGGCATTCCAGTCCCGGCGAAACTATCAGCGAGTCGGCTGAGGTCTGTTTCACGACAGCATGGACTACCAGCGACATCCGACAACACAGAGGTTCCGGATAAAGCATAGTAACCGATTCAATGGCGCTtcgactaccgataacagattaTTCAACGCGCCACGATATACTTGGCCTAGTCCCAACTACAAGCTTCACGGTGGCGGAAATGCGGAAACACTCCCGAGGCTGAACTTTTCAAACCATAGAGTCATTCAGCTCCCAGCTTACTATTCTTGTCATTCTTAAACactcgttgagccatttagcttcCAGCTAAATCGCGGACTATTCAGATGATCCCCAACGGCAGATCTATCCTACTCCAACAGAGAGTTTCCCGGCTTTGGAATTTTCCTCCGAACCGACGAATCGCTTCCATGTAAGGCATATTGAATAACCTTCATCACTCTTATCATCTCTTTGTTCCTGTTTTCTAAATCGCACAGATCTAGAGTCGGCCGAAGTCGCTCcagagattccgaatggagcGTCCGGTTCAATTGTGCTCCAACAACCTGAAACCGGTACTATTACGCGTCACGATCTACTCGGCCTAAGCCCCGGCGATGGATCTAGCCTGCTCTAGAAGCTACCCGGTGGCGGAAGCTTCTCCGAAACCAATCTTTTGTAATCTTGTCATTAAGCTCGAAGTCTATAGTCCTCGGCGACGGCTCTATCCTACCCCGATAAGAAGATCCCCGATGGCGGAAGCTTCCCTGTAAACGACCGTGTTACTGTGTTCTCTATAATCGGTACCGATTTGCCCACCTCGTTCCACGTATTCTCGTTCTTGCACATTAGGGCTGATTCAACTATGGCGtctactactttttgagatttctagacccccctcccctctCTGTCACgcatttttgtatacctagtatacgtatgtactgtcacaaaatcttagaccacctccccccctaaaacctgtgacgtcattgttgaacgaccccttagtGTACGATGTTTTCGGGGCTTAAAATACGAGCACTGCTAGTTGTGATCCCGCTTTGTTCTGTCCTGAATCGTGGACAGTAAAAAATCACGTGTTCCGGTGTCTCCTCGCAGTTCGAACAGGTCGGGCAAAAGGGGCAAAATGCTGCCCGTACGAATCTCCCTGGAAAACCGATGGTTCGACAGGAATTGCGTCAGGTAAAAGTCGTGCTTTCTGGCCGCCTACAACGACAGGTTCGGAATGAGCCAATTGCTCCACCTTCCTTTCGAACTATTCCCAACCCCTCATCTCCCCCGTAATAACCCCGAGGTCTGCCTATTGTCTATTGTCCCAAGCGTTTCGAATTatttccccccccccccccctcataCATAACCCCGAGGTCTGCCTAATAAACAGAAAGCCCTGAGTTAACCTTCCAACACCTTCCATTACACTATGAGAATTCAGGTAGGATTGTGTATCTTCCTTGTTCCCCTCTCCACAGGATGCCTTACTCTCTAGACATAAAATGTAGTGATTAAGTCCCAAAACCTTCTGTGATAACGAACCGATGAAATGCTACGAAATTTGCCAACGTATGTAGTGATAGTGTTTATTGGCATTGAATTACATACACTATGTTTCTTTTCATTTTACAGCTCGGGCCGTTCAGCCATGATACTGCGGCAGCTGATGGGCCTGAACACCTGGGTTCGGGTTCTCGTAGCATTCATCTCGGTGTGGGTGATACTAGTGCTGGTGTTTTACTCCAAACTCAACACCGGCGGTTCCAGTGATAGCGATGATGCGATACGCCGACTAAACCAGGCCCTAACCTATCTGGAAAAATCCAAGCAAGTCGACCAGGAGTTGCGCGGCCTAATAGACGAATACCTCAGTGACCAGTCGTACAACCGGAAGCAGAAATTCGTCGATGAACTTGGTAACAAGCTGCAAATACAGGGCGCTGGCGCCGGTCGATTCAAAGGGGTCCCCTCACTGGAATACGAACAGCTGCGGCGCCGAGTTTACAGCAACACCCAGGAGCTGTGGAATCTGCTACATTCCGAAACTGCAAAACTTGCCAAAACAGCACGCCGGAACACACCGGAAATCTATGCACCGGCGGAAAACTTCCTCGCGCTCGCCGCAgaacaaaaacgatccatactGAACGACATCGGTCAGATGCGCGCCACTGATGGGTATGAGTTCTGGCGCTACAAAGAATCCAAAGATCTCAGCGATCTGGTCCAGAAGCGACTTACGTACCTGCAGAACCCGGAGGACTGCAACTCTGCTCGCAAGCTAATCTGCCGGCTCAACAAGGGCTGTGGCTATGGATGCCAACTGCATCACGTGGTCTATTGCTTCATTATGGCCTACGCAACGGAGCGGACGCTCGTTCTCAAATCAAAAGGATGGCGCTACCACAAGGCCGGTTGGGAAGAGGTATTTCAGCCCATTTCAGATTCTTGCATGAGCGCAGATGGGGCAACCCATGCCAGCTGGCCGGGCACACCGGAAACGCAAGTCCTTACCGTGCCAATAATTGACTCTCTGAATCCAAGACCACCGTACCTCCCGCTAGCGATTCCAGCTGATTTGGCACCTCGGTTGATGAGACTGCACGGCGATCCCATCGTGTGGTGGATTGGACAATTTTTAAAGTACCTGCTCAAGCCAACCGGCGAGACAAAGCAAATGCTCGAAAATGGAATAGAGAAGCTGGGCTTCAAGAAGCCGATCGTTGGGTATTTCATTCGATGGTTCGTTTATTTCaggtaattttattttttcattacatTTCAGGGTTCACATAAGAAGAACGGATAAGGTAGGGACGGAGGCGGCCTTCCACGGAATTGACGAGTATATGCAAGCAGTTGATGATTACTATGACCAGGTGGAAATGGTGGAAGCAATCGACAAACGACGAGTTTTTATCGCAAGTGACGATCCTAAGGTTAGTTTCGTTTTATGTTTGAAATGCGGTACTGATTGTGCGGTTTCTATGTAgttacatacacacacagacacgcACTCACTCACACTCACACACACATGGGCTTGACGATCcatccccatggccactgcgagtaagGGGGCCTGTCTAAAATGTGgtagggtttgacagtgggctttgttgatcctctataaaaagctgcatgtgtctgcaagcaggccctatcaaagcgaccgtgctccgctcaaagcacacaagcccaacagGAATGCCAatcggcacatcaggattaataccagtaagatcctgattatggtatactggtcacggcaaacgacattcTCGGTTTTTAGATAGGATGAGGCGTATATGGGCcaacagtcgagctattctgtatcctgagttaaaaataatgactttttttgaaatggcaagcagactaatggttcgtctgcctccgtcccagtaaacaacctggcaggcctccggtaacgctcaacacctgtcacctataccggtgggtagtaggttcagatgcaccattcctaATTTACGctgatccggctctgaacacggtggtATAAGGCACcagagtcaacccttgcatggaactcactgtttacaaaggcacccatgggatcacaagaggCGGCTATCTACAACAGGTAAAGATAACGTCCCGGAGGGGGGACCCTTTTAACAAGGAAACAAATTCGTgtgtacacactcagtttttgattctgcagctcggcaaaaatccgcacagccgtctgTCCAGCAAagtaaaaactgatatcccggcaaaaatgacgtttgttagcagattctcggcaaattatttgctgattttcagcaactttgacagaaatctcggcaaaaaacatgtttgctggggcacggctgtgcgaaactcggtaaaagtttaacattttgctgagatcccggtaaaaaaaaaaaataagtgtgtagcTGTTACACACCCCCaaggtggactttggagcagtataaccggatgctgatCAAACTCACGGAGAGCTGATCGGACGAAAACCGGTAATTATCGGAGGCAACTTCAATGCTTGGGAAGTAGAATGGAGAAGCAGACTGACTAACCTCAGAGgatacagtttgctggaggttTTGGCGAAGCTGGACGTcaggctgtgcaacgaaggtaccgttagtacatttcgaaGAGATAGCAGCGTGTCCAGGgatccagcgacgccagcggaaatgtgtccggacaagctgaagatcatcgatgacggtctcttcccgcagcatgattcAACGATGTGGCCGCCAACACCGTATGCAGATAAAGACGGAGTAACCATTGTAGGTGTGCAAGTCTCCatcgacgagctgtcatcagtggcgaaaggtctgaagatgtAGAAAGCTCctggtccggatggaattctacACGCGGCCTTAAAAACTGCGgtactggcgtttccagatttgttcaggatagtgctgcagaaatgcctaacAGATGGTTACTCTCCGGAAAAGTGGAAGATCCAAAAActagtgctgctgccgaaaccagggaaaCAGCCGGGGAATCCCGCAtcgtatccagttttccgcgagcgataATGgtcgccagcttgcctgcgggttagtctctgatttgacgtttctggaagtcaactgcacccaccattcgagaattttgatcaatgtggtatataaaaaggcttgaattcactgaatcagcaccttcttatatgcaacattggACAAAAttctcggagcggtgggtgcagttgacctccagaaacgtcaaatcagagactgacccgcaggcaagctggcggccattaccgctcgcggaaaactggataggccCATAGGCCTGCTGGATAcgctggggaagcttctggaaaggattatccttaatcggatgacacagttcacggagggcgagaccggcttatcggaaaagacgttcggattccgaaaatgcagatcgacggtggacgcAATCAGGACGGTCGTTGGAATTTCAGGGAGAAAGCGTGCGGAAGAAGAGGTGCGGCAATCGATTATGTGCTGTAGTAACGATTTACATCATAAACGCTTttacagtgccagctgggaggccatcgacGCAGCGCTGCACGGTATGCGGGTCCCTAACTAACGGGTCCCTGTGTAAAGTCCTTAGgagttacttccagaaccggattctggtttacgaaacgaattcgTGGCAGAAGTCGATCAAAgttacggcgggtgttccgcaaggttccatactatgcccaacgctgtggaacattatgtacAACGGAGTTCTAAAACAGAAGTTGCTCAAAAcagatcttcggattcgcggacGATGTCGTCCTTACGATAACCGGAAAGTCGCTAGGAGAagtagaaatgctggtggcggaaacGACCGACGCAgatgaaaactggatgaatggagtcaagctgcagcttgctcaccataaaacagaagtgatgctagtcagcaactgccgaaggatccagcggatgcagattgCCGTAGGAGGGCGCAAtataccgtccgtgcgggctttgaggcatCTAGGGGTGATAATcgatgaccggttgaatttcaacacccatgtcgacTATTCTTGCGAAAAGGCGGTCAGCgcgtttgcaaggatcatgccgaacgtgggtGGCCCGAAAAGCAGCACTTGTAGACGTCTTCTGGAAGCTATGtcatcctcgatactgaggtaaggagttccagcctggggagctgcgctcaagacgaaacggaACCGCAGGAAGTTGAACAGCGTGTTCGGTCTAATGGCTGTTCGAGTCgggagtgcgtaccgaacc
The nucleotide sequence above comes from Armigeres subalbatus isolate Guangzhou_Male chromosome 3, GZ_Asu_2, whole genome shotgun sequence. Encoded proteins:
- the LOC134226475 gene encoding alpha-(1,6)-fucosyltransferase, which codes for MILRQLMGLNTWVRVLVAFISVWVILVLVFYSKLNTGGSSDSDDAIRRLNQALTYLEKSKQVDQELRGLIDEYLSDQSYNRKQKFVDELGNKLQIQGAGAGRFKGVPSLEYEQLRRRVYSNTQELWNLLHSETAKLAKTARRNTPEIYAPAENFLALAAEQKRSILNDIGQMRATDGYEFWRYKESKDLSDLVQKRLTYLQNPEDCNSARKLICRLNKGCGYGCQLHHVVYCFIMAYATERTLVLKSKGWRYHKAGWEEVFQPISDSCMSADGATHASWPGTPETQVLTVPIIDSLNPRPPYLPLAIPADLAPRLMRLHGDPIVWWIGQFLKYLLKPTGETKQMLENGIEKLGFKKPIVGVHIRRTDKVGTEAAFHGIDEYMQAVDDYYDQVEMVEAIDKRRVFIASDDPKVIDEAKSKYPQYEVIGDPDVAKVAAVSTRYTDSSLNGIILDIHLLSLSDYLVCTFSSQVCRVAYEIMQTMYPDASNRFKSLDDIYYYGGQNAHNREVVLPHNPKNHDEIHMRKGDMIGVAGNHWDGFSKGKNVRTGQVGLFPSFKVNDKIEVVELPTYPNVK